A stretch of the Streptococcus himalayensis genome encodes the following:
- a CDS encoding lipoate--protein ligase, with protein sequence MKYIINHSNDTAYNIALEEYAFKQLLDEDMIFLLWINKPSIIVGRHQNTIEEINREFVRENGIEVVRRISGGGAVYHDYNNLNYTIISKETEDKAFDFKSFSIPVLKTLEALGVKAEFTGRNDLEIDGKKFCGNAQAYINGRIMHHGCLLFDVDLSVLSKALKVSKDKIESKGVKSVRARVTNIIDELPEKITVEEFRDLLLDYMKKEYPDMTEYVFSEDELVAIQKSKKEKFGNWDWNYGKSPDYNIKRGTKFLSGKVDIYANVVQSRIENLKIYGDFFGIEDVAAVEEVVKGIPYERESVLEALKSIDISRYFAGISREEIAEAIVG encoded by the coding sequence ATGAAATACATTATCAATCATAGCAATGATACAGCCTATAATATTGCTTTAGAAGAATATGCTTTCAAACAATTATTAGACGAGGACATGATTTTCCTACTTTGGATTAACAAGCCATCCATTATCGTAGGTCGTCATCAAAACACCATCGAGGAAATCAATCGCGAGTTTGTTCGTGAAAATGGAATTGAGGTCGTCCGTCGAATTAGTGGTGGAGGTGCTGTTTATCACGATTACAACAACCTTAACTACACTATCATTTCCAAAGAAACTGAAGATAAGGCCTTTGATTTCAAGAGTTTTTCGATTCCTGTTCTGAAAACTTTGGAGGCGTTAGGCGTGAAGGCAGAATTTACAGGTCGAAATGACTTGGAAATTGATGGAAAGAAATTCTGTGGCAATGCGCAAGCCTATATCAACGGACGTATCATGCACCATGGTTGCCTCTTATTTGATGTTGATTTATCCGTCCTCTCGAAAGCCCTCAAGGTTTCAAAGGATAAAATTGAGTCCAAAGGTGTCAAATCCGTTCGTGCCCGTGTAACCAATATTATCGACGAATTACCTGAAAAGATTACCGTAGAAGAATTCCGAGACTTGCTCTTGGATTATATGAAAAAAGAATACCCAGATATGACGGAGTATGTATTTTCAGAGGACGAGCTGGTGGCTATTCAAAAGAGCAAGAAAGAAAAGTTTGGCAATTGGGATTGGAATTATGGGAAATCTCCAGATTATAACATCAAGCGTGGGACTAAATTCCTAAGTGGGAAAGTAGACATTTATGCCAACGTTGTGCAATCTCGCATTGAAAATCTCAAAATTTATGGTGATTTCTTTGGAATTGAAGATGTCGCAGCAGTAGAAGAAGTCGTAAAAGGCATTCCTTACGAACGAGAAAGCGTTCTTGAAGCACTTAAAAGCATTGATATTAGCAGGTATTTTGCTGGTATTAGCCGAGAAGAAATCGCAGAAGCCATTGTGGGGTGA
- a CDS encoding putative quinol monooxygenase: MKITVLITYKGKGVAAQQFVREMEQTGIADRIRQEKGNLRYDYFRPFDDEESILLVDSWESQEALDTHHASPMMAEIIRLREKYDLHMTVERYRSDAVPDHDLDFIR; encoded by the coding sequence ATGAAGATAACTGTTTTGATTACCTATAAAGGAAAAGGAGTTGCTGCCCAGCAGTTTGTCAGGGAAATGGAGCAAACAGGAATTGCAGACCGCATTCGCCAAGAAAAAGGAAATCTACGCTATGACTATTTTCGTCCTTTTGACGATGAGGAAAGTATTTTACTAGTCGATAGTTGGGAAAGTCAGGAAGCTTTGGATACTCATCATGCTTCTCCTATGATGGCTGAAATCATTCGCCTGCGTGAAAAGTATGACCTTCACATGACTGTGGAACGCTATCGCTCAGATGCTGTTCCAGATCATGACTTAGATTTTATTCGATAG
- a CDS encoding alpha-ketoacid dehydrogenase subunit beta: METKVMSFRDTIILAMSEEMRRDENVLLMGEDVGIFGGDFGTSVGMLEEFGPERVRDCPISEAAISGAAAGAAMTGLRPIVDMTFMDFSVIAMDAIVNQAAKTRYMFGGKGQVPMTVRCAAGNGVGSAAQHSQSLESWFTHIPGLKVVAPGTPADMKGLLKASIRDNNPVIILEYKSEFNQKGEVPLDPDYVIPLGVGEIKKEGTDVTVVTYGKMLRRVMQAAQELETEGISVEVVDPRTLVPLDKDIIINSVKKTGKVVLVNDAHKTSGYIGEISAIISESEAFDYLDAPIRRCAGEDVPMPYAQNLENAMIPTVESIKEAIRKTYRKE; encoded by the coding sequence ATGGAAACAAAAGTAATGTCATTCCGCGATACCATTATCCTTGCAATGTCTGAGGAAATGCGTCGTGATGAAAATGTTCTCCTGATGGGAGAAGATGTCGGTATCTTTGGAGGAGACTTTGGAACCTCCGTTGGTATGTTGGAAGAATTTGGACCAGAACGTGTTCGGGACTGTCCGATTTCTGAAGCTGCTATTTCAGGAGCAGCTGCTGGGGCAGCTATGACTGGACTTCGTCCGATTGTGGATATGACCTTCATGGATTTTTCTGTCATTGCGATGGATGCCATTGTCAACCAAGCGGCTAAAACTCGCTATATGTTTGGCGGAAAAGGACAGGTTCCGATGACTGTTCGCTGTGCAGCAGGAAATGGTGTTGGCTCTGCAGCTCAGCATTCCCAATCCTTGGAAAGTTGGTTTACCCACATTCCGGGCTTGAAAGTTGTAGCCCCAGGGACACCTGCTGATATGAAGGGGCTTTTAAAAGCATCTATTCGGGATAATAATCCTGTCATCATCCTAGAATACAAATCTGAATTTAATCAAAAAGGAGAAGTTCCTCTAGATCCTGACTATGTGATTCCACTCGGTGTGGGTGAGATCAAAAAAGAGGGGACGGATGTTACTGTGGTCACATACGGGAAAATGCTACGTCGTGTGATGCAAGCAGCACAAGAATTAGAAACCGAAGGCATCTCTGTTGAAGTGGTGGACCCTAGAACCCTAGTCCCGCTTGATAAAGATATTATTATCAATTCTGTCAAAAAGACAGGTAAGGTTGTTCTTGTCAATGATGCCCATAAGACAAGCGGCTACATTGGCGAAATTTCTGCCATCATCTCTGAATCAGAAGCCTTTGATTATCTCGACGCTCCGATTCGCCGTTGTGCAGGCGAAGATGTGCCAATGCCTTATGCACAAAATCTGGAGAATGCTATGATACCAACCGTTGAGAGTATTAAGGAAGCCATTCGTAAAACCTACCGCAAAGAATAG
- the lpdA gene encoding dihydrolipoyl dehydrogenase, whose protein sequence is MALEVIMPKAGVDMTEGQIVQWNKKVGEFVKEGEILLEIMTDKVSMELEAEEDGYLIAILKGDGETVPVTEVIAYLGAEGESIPLASGAAEGGATSEPTGAVAHEDKSDDAYDIVVIGGGPAGYVSAIKAAQLGGKIALVEKSELGGTCLNRGCIPTKTYLHNAEIIENIGHAAHRGIILENPSFTIDMDKVLETKNKVVQTLVGGVAGLLRSYGVDVYKGIGTITKDKNVLVNGEELLETKKIILAGGSKVSKINIPGMESPLVMTSDDILEMNEVPDKLVIIGGGVVGIELGQAFMTFGSKVTVIEMMDRIVPAMDTEVSKNLRLILERKGMTILTDTKLQEIIEENGQLRIKVEGKDDIVADKALLSIGRVPDLEGIGEVEFELDRGRIKVNEYMETSISGIYAPGDINGTKMLAHAAFRMGEVAAENALKGNHAVAKLNLTPAAIYTLPEVAAVGLTEEQAREKYDVAIGKFNFAANGRAIASDAAQGFVKVIADKKYGEILGVHIIGPAAAELINEASSIIEMEITVEEMLKTIHGHPTYSEVMYEAFADVLGLAVHSPKKK, encoded by the coding sequence ATGGCTTTAGAAGTAATTATGCCCAAAGCAGGCGTTGATATGACCGAAGGACAGATTGTCCAGTGGAATAAAAAAGTAGGAGAATTTGTCAAAGAAGGGGAGATTCTCTTGGAAATTATGACCGATAAGGTCAGCATGGAGCTTGAAGCTGAAGAAGATGGCTATCTGATTGCCATTTTAAAAGGTGATGGTGAGACTGTTCCCGTAACAGAAGTCATCGCTTACCTAGGAGCAGAAGGAGAGTCTATCCCATTGGCTTCTGGAGCTGCTGAAGGGGGAGCTACAAGCGAGCCAACTGGTGCAGTGGCTCACGAGGACAAGAGTGATGATGCCTATGATATTGTTGTCATTGGTGGTGGACCTGCTGGTTACGTATCTGCCATTAAGGCAGCCCAGCTAGGTGGGAAAATCGCCCTTGTTGAGAAATCAGAACTAGGGGGTACTTGCTTGAACCGTGGATGTATCCCAACCAAAACCTATCTTCATAATGCAGAAATTATAGAAAATATCGGTCATGCCGCTCATCGGGGGATTATCCTAGAAAATCCATCCTTCACGATTGATATGGACAAGGTTCTTGAAACCAAAAATAAGGTCGTGCAAACTCTGGTAGGAGGAGTCGCAGGGCTCTTACGAAGCTACGGAGTAGATGTTTATAAAGGAATTGGAACAATCACTAAGGATAAGAATGTTTTGGTTAATGGTGAAGAGCTCCTAGAGACCAAGAAAATTATCCTAGCAGGAGGTTCAAAAGTCAGCAAAATCAATATTCCTGGTATGGAATCGCCACTAGTCATGACCAGTGATGACATCCTTGAGATGAACGAAGTGCCTGATAAGCTTGTGATTATTGGGGGAGGAGTTGTCGGTATTGAGCTGGGACAAGCCTTCATGACCTTTGGAAGTAAGGTAACAGTTATTGAAATGATGGACCGTATCGTCCCTGCAATGGATACAGAAGTCTCGAAAAACTTGCGTCTTATCTTGGAACGCAAAGGCATGACCATTCTTACCGATACAAAATTGCAAGAAATCATCGAAGAAAATGGTCAACTTCGCATTAAAGTGGAAGGAAAAGACGATATTGTAGCCGATAAAGCCTTGCTATCTATTGGACGAGTGCCTGACCTTGAAGGAATTGGGGAGGTTGAGTTTGAGCTAGATCGTGGACGGATTAAGGTCAATGAATACATGGAAACATCTATTTCTGGTATTTATGCACCTGGAGATATCAACGGAACCAAGATGTTAGCCCATGCAGCCTTTCGTATGGGGGAAGTAGCTGCAGAAAATGCTTTGAAAGGCAATCATGCAGTTGCAAAATTAAACCTGACTCCTGCTGCTATTTATACCTTGCCAGAAGTTGCAGCGGTTGGCTTGACAGAAGAGCAAGCACGAGAAAAATACGATGTAGCCATTGGAAAATTCAATTTTGCAGCGAATGGCCGTGCCATCGCCTCTGATGCTGCCCAAGGATTTGTCAAAGTTATTGCAGATAAAAAATACGGGGAGATTTTAGGAGTACATATCATCGGTCCAGCCGCAGCTGAATTGATTAACGAAGCATCTTCTATCATTGAAATGGAAATTACCGTTGAAGAAATGCTCAAGACTATCCATGGCCATCCGACTTATTCAGAAGTCATGTACGAAGCCTTTGCCGATGTGCTTGGCTTAGCCGTTCATTCACCTAAGAAAAAATAA
- a CDS encoding dihydrolipoamide acetyltransferase, producing the protein MTDDKLRATPAARKLADELRLNLYDISGTGAKGRVHKEDVENYQETNRVKISPLAKKIAEEHNIAWQEIHGTGIRGKIMKKDVLARLPENVESDTIKSPAHIEKVEEVPSNQTAFGEIERIPMSPMRKVIAQRMVDSYLKAPVFALNYEVDMTNLIALRKQVIEPILAKTGNKVTFTDLIGLAVVKNLMKPEHRFINASLNPEGTEITVHHYVNLGIAVGLDEGLLVPVVKNAEQMTLSEFVSASKELIKVTQAGKLKPDQMSGSTFSISNLGMFGIDSFNPIINQPNSAILGVAATKEKAVVVDGEIVVRPIMKLTLTIDHRVVDGMNGAKFMVDLKHTLENPMELLV; encoded by the coding sequence ATGACAGATGATAAGTTAAGAGCGACCCCCGCCGCTAGAAAATTGGCAGATGAGCTACGGCTCAATCTCTATGATATTTCTGGAACAGGGGCAAAGGGGCGCGTGCATAAAGAAGATGTCGAAAATTACCAAGAAACTAATCGAGTGAAAATCTCTCCTTTGGCCAAGAAAATTGCCGAAGAACATAATATCGCTTGGCAAGAAATTCATGGAACAGGTATCCGTGGCAAGATTATGAAAAAAGATGTCCTGGCTCGGTTGCCTGAAAATGTTGAAAGTGATACCATCAAGTCGCCAGCGCACATTGAAAAAGTGGAAGAAGTACCATCCAACCAAACTGCATTTGGAGAAATCGAACGCATTCCAATGTCTCCGATGCGCAAAGTTATTGCCCAACGGATGGTGGACAGTTATTTGAAAGCTCCTGTTTTCGCCTTGAACTACGAAGTTGATATGACCAACCTTATCGCTCTTAGAAAACAGGTCATTGAACCTATCTTGGCCAAAACGGGCAATAAGGTAACCTTTACAGACTTGATTGGGCTAGCTGTTGTGAAAAATCTGATGAAACCAGAACATCGCTTTATCAATGCTAGTCTTAATCCTGAAGGAACAGAAATCACTGTTCACCACTATGTGAATTTAGGAATTGCGGTTGGATTGGACGAAGGCTTGCTAGTACCTGTCGTGAAAAATGCTGAACAAATGACATTGTCAGAGTTCGTCTCTGCCTCCAAAGAGTTGATTAAAGTGACACAGGCAGGGAAATTAAAACCAGATCAAATGTCAGGTTCAACGTTCTCCATTTCAAATCTAGGAATGTTTGGGATTGATTCCTTCAATCCAATCATTAACCAGCCAAATTCTGCGATCCTTGGAGTGGCTGCCACCAAAGAAAAAGCGGTGGTTGTTGATGGGGAAATTGTCGTTCGTCCTATCATGAAATTGACCTTAACGATTGACCACCGTGTGGTCGATGGTATGAATGGGGCTAAATTTATGGTGGATCTCAAACATACTTTGGAAAATCCTATGGAATTACTTGTATAA
- a CDS encoding cation diffusion facilitator family transporter, producing MNKSTTNLKLAERGAILAIGTYLLLSTAKLIAGNLLQSSSLTADGFNNVSDIIANIAVLIGLRMARKPADHDHKFGHWKIEDLASLVTSFLMFFVGFDVLIETVRKIISNQETVIDPLGACVGLLSALIMSGVYLYNKQLAKRTHSKALEAAAKDNLSDVVTSLGTSLAIIASSLHFPIIDKLVAIVITFFILKTAYEIFIESSFSLSDGFDQDLLKEYETAILEIPKISKVKSQRGRTYGSNIYLDLILEMNPDLSVYESHAVADQVESMLQDRFGVFDIDIHIEPAPIPDDEIPSNVRKKLFLREQLVEQGMELDELLAPDFLSVEHDGKELDKKAFQEAKGRPCPIHQFELTSISQKTKLVRYELNDILHTSIWRRHETWQLVFHQQTKKHSKDIHL from the coding sequence ATGAATAAATCGACCACCAATCTAAAATTAGCAGAACGGGGAGCTATCCTTGCCATAGGCACCTACCTACTTTTGTCAACAGCCAAATTGATTGCTGGAAATCTCCTGCAGTCGTCTAGTTTGACAGCCGACGGTTTTAACAATGTATCTGATATTATCGCTAATATTGCCGTTTTGATTGGCCTTCGGATGGCAAGAAAGCCAGCCGACCACGACCATAAATTTGGCCATTGGAAAATCGAGGACTTGGCTAGTCTGGTTACTTCTTTTCTCATGTTTTTTGTAGGGTTCGATGTCCTCATTGAAACAGTTCGTAAAATCATTTCCAATCAAGAAACAGTTATTGACCCACTTGGAGCTTGTGTCGGTTTGCTCTCTGCTCTGATTATGTCTGGCGTTTATCTATACAATAAACAATTAGCCAAAAGAACCCATTCTAAGGCCTTAGAAGCTGCGGCCAAAGACAATCTTTCCGATGTCGTAACCTCCCTTGGAACCAGTCTAGCAATCATCGCTAGTTCCCTTCATTTTCCGATTATTGATAAACTAGTCGCTATTGTCATCACCTTCTTTATCCTCAAAACAGCCTATGAAATTTTTATCGAAAGTTCCTTTAGTTTGTCTGACGGCTTTGATCAAGATCTCCTAAAAGAATATGAAACAGCCATTTTAGAAATACCTAAAATTTCCAAGGTTAAATCCCAAAGAGGGCGAACCTATGGCAGCAATATTTATCTGGATTTGATTTTGGAAATGAATCCTGACTTATCTGTCTATGAAAGTCATGCGGTTGCAGACCAAGTAGAGTCCATGCTCCAAGACCGTTTTGGTGTGTTTGACATCGATATTCATATCGAACCAGCCCCCATTCCTGATGATGAAATTCCTAGTAATGTCCGCAAGAAATTATTTTTGAGAGAGCAACTAGTGGAACAAGGCATGGAATTAGACGAATTACTGGCACCTGATTTTCTCTCAGTCGAGCACGACGGTAAAGAACTTGACAAGAAAGCCTTTCAAGAGGCCAAAGGACGCCCCTGTCCTATTCATCAGTTTGAACTAACCTCCATCAGTCAAAAAACCAAGCTCGTTCGCTATGAACTCAACGATATTTTACACACAAGCATTTGGAGACGACATGAGACTTGGCAACTTGTTTTTCATCAACAAACCAAAAAACATTCCAAGGATATACACCTCTGA
- a CDS encoding phosphohexomutase domain-containing protein, with amino-acid sequence MMSHHVLQNGSDIRGIAIATDELAVNLTPAAVIKIVHGLVHWLCQDETLHKVYQEGQLTIGIGRDSRLSGPSLVEAFTKEAVRLGIQVIDFGLATTPALFMSTQYEEFSCHAGVMVTASHLPYYFNGIKIFSQKGGAEHEDIAFILENDEVLPTQENGTVRSEDLLTPYAADLVGKIRLANQGKEEPLKGLHIIVDAGNGAGGFFADKVLRVLGANTNGSQFLEPDGTFPNHIPNPDNKEAMASIQAAVLKHQADLGIIFDTDVDRAALVTQSGEILNRNNLIAVLSQIILQEHPGTSIVTNSPTSEHLKRFIEELGGKQIRYISGYRNVINKAIHTNQEGIDCQLAIETSGHAAFKENYFLDDGTYAAAKILMLLPCLQAEGRSLDDLIARLKQPVETQEVRFKLEVPDYRALGEQVIADLQAQTIDGFHFNPENEEGVRFDVTSPYGDGWFLLRMSLHEPLLVLQVENDQAGYIVPILKRLSAFLTTYPLVNQVQLQALIHQAYTQ; translated from the coding sequence ATTATGTCACATCATGTTTTGCAAAATGGGTCTGATATTCGTGGAATCGCGATTGCAACAGACGAATTAGCCGTCAACCTCACCCCTGCTGCCGTGATTAAAATCGTACATGGCTTGGTTCATTGGCTGTGTCAAGACGAGACCCTTCATAAGGTCTATCAAGAAGGCCAGTTAACGATTGGAATTGGTCGTGATAGCCGACTTAGCGGCCCTAGTTTAGTTGAGGCCTTTACAAAAGAAGCTGTCCGCTTGGGAATACAAGTCATTGATTTTGGTCTCGCAACGACCCCAGCCCTTTTTATGAGCACACAGTATGAGGAATTTTCATGCCATGCTGGTGTTATGGTAACAGCGAGCCACCTGCCTTATTACTTTAATGGGATTAAAATCTTCAGCCAAAAAGGCGGTGCAGAGCATGAGGATATTGCTTTTATCCTAGAAAATGACGAAGTATTACCTACCCAGGAAAATGGAACAGTTCGTTCAGAGGATTTGTTGACACCGTACGCAGCCGATTTGGTTGGAAAAATCCGCTTGGCAAATCAAGGGAAAGAAGAACCATTAAAAGGATTACACATCATTGTAGATGCAGGAAATGGAGCCGGAGGTTTCTTTGCGGATAAGGTCTTACGAGTTTTGGGAGCAAATACAAATGGTTCTCAATTTCTTGAACCAGACGGGACCTTCCCAAATCATATCCCAAATCCAGATAACAAGGAAGCTATGGCAAGTATTCAAGCAGCAGTCCTTAAACATCAAGCTGACTTAGGCATTATCTTTGATACGGATGTAGACCGTGCTGCCTTGGTCACTCAATCAGGAGAGATTTTAAATCGGAATAATCTCATTGCCGTTCTCAGCCAAATCATTTTACAAGAACACCCTGGAACAAGCATTGTAACCAATTCCCCAACTTCTGAGCATTTGAAACGCTTCATTGAAGAATTAGGTGGTAAACAGATTCGCTATATTTCGGGTTATCGCAATGTCATCAATAAGGCAATTCACACCAATCAAGAAGGGATTGATTGTCAACTGGCGATTGAAACATCTGGCCATGCTGCCTTTAAGGAAAATTATTTCCTTGATGATGGAACCTACGCCGCAGCCAAAATTCTTATGCTCTTGCCATGTTTACAAGCAGAAGGCCGGAGCTTGGATGATTTAATTGCCCGGTTGAAACAGCCCGTAGAAACACAAGAAGTCCGCTTTAAACTAGAAGTGCCTGATTATCGCGCATTAGGCGAGCAAGTGATTGCGGACTTACAAGCACAAACGATTGACGGCTTTCACTTTAATCCAGAAAACGAAGAAGGAGTGCGTTTTGATGTCACCTCGCCATACGGAGATGGCTGGTTCTTACTGAGAATGAGTCTTCACGAACCTTTGTTGGTACTTCAAGTGGAAAACGATCAAGCAGGCTACATTGTTCCAATCCTCAAGCGCTTATCTGCATTTTTAACGACCTATCCTTTGGTCAATCAAGTTCAACTACAAGCTCTCATCCATCAAGCTTATACTCAATAA